Proteins encoded in a region of the Prunus persica cultivar Lovell chromosome G4, Prunus_persica_NCBIv2, whole genome shotgun sequence genome:
- the LOC18780774 gene encoding probable galacturonosyltransferase 12: protein MQLHISPSLRHVTVFPGKGVREFIKVKVGSRRLSYRMLFYSILFFTFLLRFVFVMTAVDTIDGERKCSTIGCLGKRLGPKILGRRLDSTVPEVIYQILEEPIGKDELQGRSDIPQSLDEFMAEIKEGKSDAKTFAVKLRDMVTLLEQRTRNAKIQEYLYRHVASSSIPKQLHCLALRLANEHASNAAARLQLPSAELVPALVDNSYFHFVLASDNVLAASVVATSLVRNSLRPHKVVLHIITDRKTYYPMQAWFSLHPLSPAIIEVKALHHFDWFTKGKVPVLEAMEKDQKVRSQFRGGSSAIVANNTDKPNVIAAKLQALSPKYNSVMNHIRIHLPEMFPSLDKVVFLDDDIVVQTDLSPLWDIDMNGKVNGAVETCRGEDNFVMSKRLKSYLNFSHPLISNNFNPNSCAWAYGMNIFDLDAWRKTNISLTYHYWLEQNLKSDLSLWQLGTLPPGLIAFHGHVHVIDPFWHMLGLGYQENTSSADVKSAGVIHFNGRAKPWLEIAFPKLRPFWAKYVDFSDKFIKSCHIRAS from the exons atgcAGCTTCACATATCACCCAGCTTGAGGCATGTGACTGTGTTTCCAGGGAAGGGAGTTAGAGAATTCATCAAAGTGAAAGTTGGGTCGAGGCGGCTTTCGTACCGGATGCTCTTCTACTCCATTCTCTTCTTCACATTTCTTCTCAGGTTTGTGTTTGTTATGACAGCAGTGGACACCATTGACGGAGAACGCAAGTGCTCCACAATAG GTTGCTTGGGGAAAAGACTAGGACCCAAGATTTTGGGAAGAAGGCTTGACTCTACT GTCCCAGAAGTGATATACCAAATATTAGAAGAACCCATCGGCAAAGATGAATTACAAGGAAGATCTGATATTCCTCAGTCCTTGGACGAATTTATGGCTGAGATAAAGGAAGGCAAATCAGACGCAAAGACCTTTGCTGTCAAGCTCAGAGATATG GTCACACTTCTTGAGCAGAGAACAAGAAATGCCAAAATCCAAGAGTACTTATACCGGCATGTAGCATCAAGCAGCATACCTAAACAGCTTCACTGCCTAGCCTTGAGGTTAGCCAATGAGCATGCCTCCAATGCAGCTGCTCGCCTCCAGCTCCCTTCTGCTGAACTCGTCCCCGCCCTTGTTGACAACTCCTACTTCCATTTTGTCCTCGCTTCAGATAATGTGCTCGCCGCCTCTGTCGTTGCCACTTCGCTTGTCCGTAACTCATTGCGCCCTCACAAAGTTGTCCTTCACATAATTACAGACAGAAAGACGTATTATCCCATGCAAGCATGGTTTTCTTTGCATCCCTTATCGCCTGCTATAATTGAGGTCAAGGCATTGCACCATTTTGATTGGTTTACAAAGGGGAAGGTGCCAGTGTTGGAAGCAATGGAGAAAGACCAAAAAGTGAGATCGCAGTTTAGAGGAGGGTCATCAGCCATTGTGGCAAACAATACAGATAAGCCTAATGTCATTGCAGCAAAGTTGCAGGCACTTAGTCCCAAGTACAACTCAGTGATGAACCATATCAGAATACATCTACCAGAG ATGTTTCCCAGTCTCGATAAGGTAGTGTTCTTGGATGACGACATAGTAGTTCAAACGGATCTTTCACCATTATGGGATATTGATATGAATGGAAAGGTCAACGGAGCAGTTGAAACATGCAGGGGAGAAGATAACTTTGTGATGTCAAAGCGGCTCAAGAGTTATCTGAACTTCTCTCATCCTTTGATATCGAACAATTTCAATCCCAATTCATGTGCATGGGCTTATGGCATGAACATCTTTGATCTAGACGCTTGGCGGAAAACCAATATAAGCCTTACATACCACTACTGGCTTGAACAG AACTTGAAATCAGACCTGAGCCTGTGGCAGCTAGGAACATTACCCCCCGGGCTAATAGCATTCCACGGCCATGTCCATGTTATTGATCCGTTTTGGCACATGTTGGGACTGGGATATCAGGAAAACACAAGTTCTGCTGATGTTAAGAGTGCTGGTGTCATCCATTTCAATGGGAGAGCAAAGCCTTGGCTAGAGATTGCTTTTCCGAAACTTCGGCCATTTTGGGCAAAATATGTCGACTTCTCAGATAAATTCATCAAGAGCTGTCATATAAGGGCATCCTAG